In Stenotrophomonas sp. 610A2, one DNA window encodes the following:
- a CDS encoding ligand-binding sensor domain-containing protein, with protein sequence MFRRQRVSYVIFKAAAGRKWLAGLLWALLAGVVLTAAIIPSAQAARHTVAGWGMEQGLPHNLVQSVAQGSDGFIWLGTWEGVVRFNGRSFTVFDRQNTPGVELSGVLSILPEADGAVLFGTISDGVYRYHRGRWEALGGDDARHLTVSALLRDRSGGLWIGAKEKLLRLLPSGQLLDAGSALGLPEVPITALHPGADDAVLVATEKGVYQVQRGQLSAWNNTAGWVVRDLLDDGKGGWVVAADDGVHWLHGDGQRQHLLPGERVDSIRLDASGALWLSLSAGRLLRWDAGKTERIVIPGQVSPALMIDREGLVWAGSTDGLFRVDEGAARGLTSEDGLGSDYVRALIQTADGDVWVGHSEGLDRMRGETISRVRLLPGNGRDASVLALATRGAALWAGTYNQGVFQLDEAGRVVQQINLPGTVPPLVRSLLSDSDGSLWIGSSEGLFHHQQGKLRHYGLDEGLPGLAVHALYRDLSGVLWIGTNGGMAGLGADGKIQGWSADLDFPARYVFDFLGDDNGDLWMATDHGLLRKRGLDITVFDHRNGLPRDKIFRVIDDGGGHLWLPSNQGVFRLDRRELIAVAAGARTHLSVQVLDHTDGMPSSQGNGASSPAGWFTDKGELLFPTAGGLAVIDPQRVDGSTRFRKLPIAIESVVVDGDPQPLRDNYDLPAGVDRVAVAYAGLGFRAPDKMRYRYRLEGFDREWVDAGSRIEAVYTNLPPGRYQLRIQAMSLPLDWDNANRGGEAVLRLDIAAPLWQRPWVRWLAGVALFGLLLLLLGWRATSYRLRQKRLNNEIAARTQELSEKNRALEQADFERASLLQRLEHQAMHDALTGLPNRRAGDAYLQKSLQQAVADGTPLNVALVDVDHFKQINDRYGHEAGDQVLRDIAGLLQLRLGKEQFVARHGGEEFLVVIHGMPLQEAVAALHELRIRLARLRFEEVDADVNVTVSIGVAALGPGQADGRTLLAAADRQLYRAKREGRNRVLA encoded by the coding sequence TTGTTCAGACGCCAAAGGGTTTCCTACGTCATTTTCAAAGCGGCTGCCGGTCGCAAGTGGCTGGCTGGGCTGCTGTGGGCGCTGCTCGCGGGCGTTGTGCTGACGGCGGCCATCATCCCTTCCGCCCAGGCCGCACGGCATACCGTGGCCGGTTGGGGCATGGAACAGGGGCTGCCGCACAACCTGGTGCAGTCGGTAGCGCAGGGCAGTGACGGATTCATCTGGCTGGGTACCTGGGAAGGCGTGGTCCGCTTCAACGGCCGCAGCTTCACCGTGTTCGATCGCCAGAACACACCGGGGGTCGAGCTGTCCGGGGTGCTCAGCATCCTGCCCGAGGCAGATGGTGCGGTGCTGTTCGGCACGATTTCCGATGGTGTCTACCGCTATCACCGCGGGCGCTGGGAAGCGTTGGGCGGAGACGATGCACGGCATTTGACGGTCAGCGCGCTGCTGCGCGACCGCTCCGGCGGGCTATGGATCGGGGCAAAGGAAAAACTGCTGAGACTGCTGCCCTCCGGGCAGCTGCTGGATGCAGGCAGCGCCTTGGGATTGCCCGAAGTACCAATCACCGCGCTGCATCCTGGCGCGGATGATGCGGTGCTGGTGGCGACCGAGAAAGGCGTCTATCAGGTACAGCGGGGCCAGCTCAGTGCATGGAACAACACCGCCGGCTGGGTAGTGCGCGACCTGCTGGATGACGGCAAGGGCGGTTGGGTGGTCGCTGCCGACGATGGTGTCCATTGGCTGCACGGAGATGGCCAGCGCCAGCACCTGCTGCCGGGCGAGCGCGTGGACTCGATACGCCTGGATGCCAGTGGCGCGCTGTGGTTGAGTCTGTCCGCCGGGCGTCTATTGCGCTGGGATGCAGGCAAGACCGAGCGGATCGTGATCCCCGGGCAGGTCAGTCCGGCGCTGATGATCGATCGCGAAGGCCTGGTCTGGGCTGGCAGCACCGATGGCTTGTTCCGCGTCGATGAAGGTGCCGCGCGCGGGCTGACCAGCGAGGATGGGCTGGGTTCGGACTACGTGCGCGCGCTGATCCAGACCGCTGACGGTGATGTATGGGTCGGCCATTCCGAAGGGCTCGACCGGATGCGTGGCGAGACCATCAGCCGGGTGCGCTTGCTGCCAGGCAATGGCCGCGATGCATCGGTGCTGGCCTTGGCCACCCGCGGTGCCGCGCTGTGGGCAGGCACCTACAACCAGGGCGTATTCCAGCTGGATGAGGCTGGGCGGGTGGTGCAGCAGATCAACTTGCCGGGCACGGTGCCGCCGCTGGTGCGCAGCCTGCTCAGTGACAGTGATGGCAGCCTGTGGATAGGCAGTTCCGAAGGCCTGTTCCATCACCAGCAGGGAAAGCTGCGCCACTACGGCCTGGACGAAGGCCTGCCGGGGCTGGCGGTGCATGCCCTCTACCGCGATCTGTCGGGCGTACTGTGGATCGGCACCAACGGCGGCATGGCCGGGCTGGGGGCGGACGGCAAAATCCAAGGCTGGTCGGCGGACCTGGACTTCCCGGCGCGCTACGTCTTCGATTTCCTGGGCGACGACAACGGCGACCTGTGGATGGCCACCGATCATGGCCTGCTGCGCAAGCGCGGCCTGGATATCACTGTGTTCGACCATCGCAACGGGCTGCCGCGGGACAAGATCTTCCGGGTGATCGATGACGGTGGCGGGCATCTGTGGCTGCCAAGCAACCAGGGTGTGTTCCGACTGGATCGGCGTGAGCTGATCGCGGTGGCCGCCGGCGCACGCACGCATCTGTCGGTGCAGGTGTTGGACCATACCGACGGCATGCCCAGCAGCCAGGGCAACGGTGCTTCATCCCCGGCAGGTTGGTTCACCGACAAGGGGGAACTGCTGTTCCCCACCGCAGGTGGCCTGGCGGTGATTGATCCGCAGCGCGTGGATGGCAGTACACGTTTCCGCAAGTTGCCAATCGCCATCGAGAGCGTGGTGGTGGATGGTGATCCACAGCCGCTGCGCGACAACTATGACCTGCCTGCAGGCGTGGACCGCGTTGCCGTTGCTTACGCAGGGCTGGGCTTCCGCGCGCCGGACAAGATGCGCTACCGCTATCGGCTGGAAGGTTTTGATCGGGAATGGGTGGACGCAGGCAGCAGGATTGAAGCGGTCTACACCAACCTGCCGCCCGGGCGTTACCAGTTGCGGATACAGGCGATGTCGCTGCCCTTGGATTGGGACAACGCCAACCGTGGCGGCGAGGCGGTATTGCGGCTGGATATCGCCGCACCGCTTTGGCAGCGGCCGTGGGTGCGCTGGCTTGCCGGGGTCGCGCTGTTTGGGTTGCTGCTGCTGTTGCTGGGCTGGCGCGCAACCAGCTACCGGCTCCGGCAGAAGCGGCTCAACAACGAGATCGCCGCGCGCACGCAGGAACTGAGCGAGAAGAACCGGGCACTCGAGCAGGCCGACTTTGAGCGCGCGAGTTTGTTGCAGCGGCTGGAACACCAGGCCATGCATGATGCGCTGACCGGCCTGCCCAATCGACGCGCCGGCGACGCCTACCTGCAGAAATCCCTGCAGCAGGCTGTCGCCGATGGCACACCGCTGAATGTGGCGCTGGTGGACGTCGACCACTTCAAGCAGATCAACGACCGTTACGGGCACGAGGCCGGTGACCAGGTGTTGCGTGATATCGCCGGCCTGTTGCAGTTGCGGCTTGGCAAGGAGCAGTTTGTCGCGCGGCATGGCGGCGAGGAATTCCTCGTTGTCATCCACGGCATGCCCTTGCAGGAGGCGGTGGCGGCATTGCACGAGTTGCGCATCCGCCTGGCAAGGCTGCGCTTCGAAGAGGTCGATGCCGACGTCAATGTCACCGTCAGCATCGGCGTCGCCGCACTGGGTCCGGGACAGGCGGATGGGCGTACCTTGCTGGCGGCAGCGGACAGGCAGCTGTACCGCGCCAAGCGTGAAGGCCGCAACCGCGTATTGGCATGA